TTGCGTCTGTCGAAAGGGATACTTAAAGGAATCCAACGGAGAATGCGTAAGACCAGAACAGTGCAAGTCCTTGTGCAAAGATCCGAACGAAGAGTACAAACGATGCGGCGAAGTGTGTCCTACGACTTGCGAAAACAAAGACCAAGGTGCTAGAATATGTCCTGAATTCTGTGCCAAATTCGGATGCGTGTGCAAATCAAGATACGTACGCTCCTGGAACAGGACTTGCATAAAACCTGAAGAGTGTCCCACTTGTCCAGGACCTAACGAGTTTTATTCGTGTGGTTCTGCTTGCGATACCACGTGCGCCACACTAGGACAGAAATGTCCCATAGTGAATATAAAGTGCACTGAAATGTGCTATTGCGAAGATGGCTACGCTCGAGATCACACGGGCTGGTGCATACCTATTGAAGAATGCCCTAAGCAATGTAAGACTGATCCAAATGCAATTTCCCTGCCTTGTGGAGATCCTTGCCCGAAGACTTGCGAAAACAAGGACGATGGACCGAGGCCGTGTCCTCGCATATGCATCCCGGACGGTTGCACCTGCAAAGAAGGCTTCGTGCAAGACGACAATGGAAAGTGCATTCCGATTGAAAAGTGTCCGTCTAAGGGAATTTGCAAATCTAACGAAATCTACGAAAAATGTCCAGCTTTGCCCGAGAAGACTTGCAAAGAACTTTTCTCAGGCAGGCGTGTAAATAGATCTGTTAAAAATTGTAAGCCTGCTTGTCGTTGCAAAGATGGATACGTAAGAAGAAGACCCGATGGAGACTGCATACTCCCGATGCAATGCTGGACGATGCTGGGTACTATTCAAATTCCAAAAACCAACCGACCGGGAATGAAAGTGTGAAAAAAAGTCAACGAGATTAAATCGTTacataactatatatatatatatatatgtacaaatatagacGTTTTGCAAAAAATAACTAGCCCAGTTAACATAATATTTGGACAACCacattttcttaaatatttttttacgtatttataaaacattacttttacaaacatacatacataaaaaattaaatacgttATAATGATTGCTATTATCATGCCAACAGATGGACAGCACGATATTCGCCTTTGATGTAAAAGCATTTGAGCCTTTTTGAAGTAAAACTTTCTTATGCGCCTACGGAAGTGGTAGCGAAAAATTCATGCTCTTCTATATCATGTACACATGTCATTTAATTCATTCAGATAATTCCAGAATATAATTACATTTGTTtacatgcatgtacataaaaatgtgtcatttttttatttataatattatataattatactttacttcatataatgttttgcgtttaacaatgtttaaaaataccggtggcctgtaatacgtttactctgcttttccaagattctggactaATCGAATTAAACAGTGTTAACGAtttttgaattaagtcaaacagaaatagtgttttttggaactgaaaattagacttccgccactttcaaatataactgtggttgtcatttttttatatacaataactCACCTATTGATTGCTATTGAACTCACCTATTGATCCTATTGATGtgtaaacatttaaattttcgaacgttttaaaatatttattccgtatttgagaaaaattgaatttcttCAGAATTATGGcgctaattttaattaattagattCTTAATCTCGTtcaaaaaatgctacaatgatAAAtcctgtttaaaaatattttaatttcaacctTGTAAGTTCtccataatgaaaaaaaacatcaaaatatttttctcaaatcTCACTTATGCTTCTgtgaatgaatgtatgtacatacatatgtaggtacatatgtatattacaaattgaCTACATTGACTGTTTAGGTAAAaacc
This genomic interval from Arctopsyche grandis isolate Sample6627 chromosome 8, ASM5162203v2, whole genome shotgun sequence contains the following:
- the LOC143915129 gene encoding zonadhesin-like — encoded protein: MYRSMWTLAFCAVAISAQQNTNTMKCQENETLTNCGSACENSCREPTWSWVCEPSCEVPGCTCKDEYLRNTKDVCVLPVDCDTCKLNEIFESCSNPDCIDTCAEPDATTRCNRTTSCSPGCVCRKGYLKESNGECVRPEQCKSLCKDPNEEYKRCGEVCPTTCENKDQGARICPEFCAKFGCVCKSRYVRSWNRTCIKPEECPTCPGPNEFYSCGSACDTTCATLGQKCPIVNIKCTEMCYCEDGYARDHTGWCIPIEECPKQCKTDPNAISLPCGDPCPKTCENKDDGPRPCPRICIPDGCTCKEGFVQDDNGKCIPIEKCPSKGICKSNEIYEKCPALPEKTCKELFSGRRVNRSVKNCKPACRCKDGYVRRRPDGDCILPMQCWTMLDGQHDIRL